One window from the genome of Salvia splendens isolate huo1 chromosome 9, SspV2, whole genome shotgun sequence encodes:
- the LOC121749024 gene encoding calcium-dependent protein kinase 26-like gives MGNKCSINAKNCWFSTISHTLWWAKWPTMLSYHHKKDKDDTFIPIQTTPLPPPPVQTTPPHPPKMELEAPPQPPPPKAEQKEESLPPPEPKKPLVFKRAVSAGLRVDSVLRSKTGQLKEDFELGRKLGHGQFGTTFLCVEKETGKEYACKSIAKRKLLTREDVEDVRREVEILHHLSGNSNVVSIKRAYEDATAVHVVMELCGGGELFDRILKRGHYSEKKAAELTRTIVSVIETCHSLGVMHRDLKPENFLFVNEDENSPLKTIDFGLSMFFKPGDMFSDVVGSPYYVAPEVLCKHYGSEVDVWSAGVIAYILLCGVPPFWGETEQEIFEEVLNGSIDFTSEPWPGISESAKDLVRRMLLRDPRKRITAHQILCHPWVQVEGVAPDKPLDSAVLSRLTQFSAMDKLKKMALRVIAESLSEEEIGGLREMFKMIDTDNSGYITFEELKAGLERVGADLNESEIYDLMKSADVDNSGSIDYGEFIAATLHLNKIEREDHLFTAFSYFDKDGSGFITHDELQKACQEFGLQDSHLEDIIREVDQNNDGRIDYNEFVAMMQKGNADYGSKRNLSNFNIKFREAAVKGS, from the exons atgggAAACAAGTGTAGCATCAATGCAAAGAATTGCTGGTTCTCCACAATATCACACACACTATGGTGGGCTAAGTGGCCAACCATGCTCTCTTACCATCACAAGAAAGATAAAGATGACACCTTTATACCCATACAAACAACCCCTCTTCCTCCTCCCCCTGTCCAGACCACCCCCCCTCACCCCCCCAAGATGGAGCTTGAGGCACCCCCACAGCCCCCTCCACCCAAGGCAGAGCAAAAGGAAGAATCTTTACCACCCCCCGAGCCCAAGAAGCCTCTGGTTTTCAAGAGGGCTGTGAGCGCCGGCCTTCGGGTGGACTCTGTGCTGAGATCCAAGACAGGGCAGCTCAAGGAGGACTTTGAACTTGGGCGAAAACTCGGGCATGGCCAGTTTGGGACGACGTTCCTCTGTGTTGAGAAGGAGACCGGAAAAGAGTATGCTTGCAAGTCCATTGCCAAGAGGAAGCTGCTGACTAGGGAGGATGTGGAGGATGTGAGGAGGGAGGTGGAGATCTTGCACCACTTGTCGGGGAATTCGAATGTCGTCTCTATCAAGAGGGCGTACGAAGATGCCACTGCGGTCCATGTTGTGATGGAGCTGTGTGGAGGGGGTGAGCTCTTTGATAGGATCCTCAAGAGGGGGCATTACTCGGAGAAGAAGGCTGCCGAGCTTACTAGGACTATAGTTAGTGTGATAGAGACATGCCATTCTTTGGGAGTGATGCATCGGGACCTCAAGCCCGAGAACTTCCTTTTCGTGAATGAGGACGAGAATTCGCCTTTGAAGACCATTGATTTTGGACTGTCCATGTTTTTTAAGCCAG GGGATATGTTCTCGGACGTGGTTGGAAGCCCTTACTACGTTGCTCCAGAGGTGCTTTGCAAGCACTATGGATCCGAGGTAGATGTTTGGAGTGCCGGTGTCATAGCGTATATCCTTCTCTGTGGCGTGCCTCCGTTTTGGGGAG AGACTGAGCAAGAAATATTCGAAGAGGTTTTGAATGGATCCATTGATTTCACCTCGGAGCCATGGCCTGGCATATCCGAGAGCGCCAAGGATCTCGTGAGGAGGATGCTCCTGCGTGATCCCAGGAAGCGTATCACAGCTCATCAAATTCTTT GCCATCCTTGGGTGCAGGTGGAGGGAGTAGCGCCTGATAAGCCTCTCGATTCTGCAGTTTTAAGCCGTTTAACGCAGTTCTCAGCTATGGACAAGCTCAAGAAAATGGCTCTAAGG GTGATTGCAGAGAGTCTGTCTGAAGAGGAAATAGGAGGGCTGAGGGAAATGTTCAAGATGATAGATACAGATAACAGTGGTTACATCACATTTGAAGAGCTCAAGGCTGGTCTTGAAAGAGTTGGTGCTGATCTCAATGAATCTGAGATTTATGATCTCATGAAGTCT GCAGATGTGGACAACAGTGGGAGCATAGACTACGGGGAGTTCATAGCAGCAACGCTGCATCTGAACAAGATCGAGAGAGAGGACCATCTCTTCACGGCCTTCTCCTACTTTGACAAGGATGGCAGCGGCTTCATCACACACGACGAGCTGCAGAAGGCGTGCCAAGAGTTTGGCCTACAAGATTCTCATTTGGAAGACATCATCCGCGAAGTTGATCAGAACAAT GACGGCCGAATAGATTACAACGAGTTTGTGGCGATGATGCAGAAAGGGAATGCAGATTATGGGAGCAAGAGGAATCTGAGTAACTTTAACATCAAGTTCAGAGAGGCTGCTGTCAAAGGTTCTTGA
- the LOC121748584 gene encoding E3 ubiquitin-protein ligase RHF2A-like, translated as MEGKVSGMDEAKKAEAHMTSAAAFVEGGIQESCDDACSICLEGFTDSDPMTVTSCKHEFHLQCILEWCQRSSNCPMCWQSVSLKDPANQELLEAVEHERSFRLTPSRNTRIFRHPTLGDFELQHLPAGINDAELQERIIQHLAAAAAIGRTHRVSRRDGSRSRSSAHARPQFVVYSGHPPGSSAGSGGEGTEPIAAAETNPSVSVASINNIGSNQNSALLSRPLVVPTSAPGSSNDNRNYASQSSLPNQDRAGPSELPSISNSWKSRFSSMSMKYKESISNSTKEWKEKLFSRSSSMADIGSEVRKEVNATVSRMMERLESRDNDSHVPETNSAESSSGAGPSSNTGDTPSETSLNGKNSASVAASSVSS; from the exons ATGGAG GGTAAAGTTTCGGGGATGGATGAGGCTAAGAAGGCAGAGGCTCACATGACATCAGCTGCGGCTTTTGTGGAGGGAGGGATACAGGAGTCTTGTGATGATGCTTGTAGCATATGCCTCGAGGGGTTTACCGATAGTGATCCTATGACG GTGACAAGTTGCAAGCATGAGTTCCATCTTCAGTGCATTCTTGAATG GTGCCAAAGAAGCTCCAATTGTCCAATGTGCTGGCAAAGTGTTAGTCTGAAGGATCCTGCAAA TCAAGAATTACTTGAGGCTGTAGAACATGAGAGAAGTTTTAGGCTCACTCCGTCAAGGAATACAAGAATATTTCGCCATCCTACTCTCGGAGATTTTGAATTGCAGCAT TTACCAGCTGGAATTAATGATGCTGAACTTCAGGAGCGGATTATCCAACATTTGGCAGCTGCTGCTGCAATTGGTAGAACTCACCGAGTTTCTCGGAGGGATGGCTCAAGGAGCCGTTCTTCTGCTCATGCCCGTCCACAGTTTGTTGTATACTCAGGTCATCCTCCTGGGTCTTCTGCTGGTTCTGGTGGAGAAGGAACTGAGCCAATTGCAGCAGCTGAAACTAACCCATCAGTATCAGTTGCTTCCATAAACAACATCGGAAGCAATCAAAATTCTGCTTTATTATCCAGACCTTTAGTGGTGCCAACTTCTGCCCCGGGATCATCAAATGATAATAg AAACTATGCAAGCCAGTCGTCCTTGCCAAATCAAGACAGAGCAGGACCATCTGAGTTACCGTCTATTTCAAATTCCTGGAAGTCTCGATTCAGTTCTATGTCAATGAA aTACAAGGAGTCCATTTCAAATAGTACAAAGGAATGGAAAGAGAAGCTGTTTTCTCGTAGCTCTTCCATGGCAGATATTGGTTCGGAAGTCAGGAAGGAGGTGAATGCTACTGTATCCCGCATGATGGAGCGTCTCGAAAGTAGAGATAACGATAGTCACGTGCCAGAAACAAATAGTGCAGAAAGTTCTTCGGGCGCTGGACCAAGCAGCAACACTGGGGATACTCCCAGTGAAACGTCGTTGAATGGAAAGAACTCCGCCTCCGTTGCTGCAAGTTCAGTATCAAGTTAA
- the LOC121748960 gene encoding fasciclin-like arabinogalactan protein 16, with protein MDSQIYGASNLLSLAFLALLSITASALPANSAGQINSNSVLVALLDSHYTELSELVEKALLLQTLEDAVTSHNISIFAPRNEALERDLDPEFKRFLLEPRNLKSLQNLLLFHMIPTRIQSNHWPVGPRKKPVLHSSLCRDAAGELIPLHEKNGQKIVGTARVIKSDDIVRPDGVIHGIERLLIPKSVEHEFNSRRSLRETSAVIPEGAPEVDPRTHRLKKPAPPVPAGAPPVLSVYDALAPGPSLAPAPAPGPGGPHHHFDGESQVKDFIQTLLHYGGYNEMADILVNLTSLATEMGRLVSEGYVLTVLAPNDEAMAKLTTDQLSEPGAPEQIMYYHLIPEYQTEESMYNSVRRFGKVKYDTLRLPHKVVAEEADGSVKFGHGETSAYLFDPDIYTDGRISVQGIDGVLFPAAETAAPKSAPVAKVVSKPRRGKLLELGCRMLGAVGQNHHFSTCH; from the exons ATGGATTCTCAGATCTATGGCGCCTCCAATCTCCTCTCCCTCGCCTTCCTCGCCCTTCTCTCTATCACCGCCTCCGCATTGCCGGCAAATTCCGCCGGCCAGATCAATTCCAATTCAGTCCTCGTAGCTCTCCTCGATTCCCACTACACCGAGCTCTCTGAGctcgtggagaaggctctcctGCTGCAAACGCTCGAAGACGCCGTCACCAGCCACAACATCTCCATATTCGCCCCAAGGAACGAGGCATTGGAGCGAGATTTGGATCCCGAATTCAAGCGGTTTCTGCTCGAGCCGCGGAATCTCAAATCGCTCCAAAATCTGCTCCTCTTCCACATGATTCCGACCCGCATTCAGTCCAATCACTGGCCGGTGGGCCCCAGGAAGAAGCCGGTGCTCCACTCCAGCCTCTGCCGCGACGCCGCCGGCGAATTGATTCCTCTCCACGAGAAAAACGGCCAGAAAATCGTCGGCACGGCTAGGGTTATCAAATCCGACGACATCGTCCGCCCCGACGGAGTAATCCACGGCATTGAGAGGCTCCTCATCCCCAAATCCGTCGAGCACGAGTTCAATTCGCGCCGCAGCCTCCGTGAGACCTCCGCCGTGATTCCGGAGGGGGCACCGGAGGTCGATCCGCGGACTCACCGCCTGAAAAAACCGGCGCCGCCCGTCCCCGCCGGCGCCCCGCCGGTTTTATCTGTCTACGACGCCCTCGCCCCGGGCCCCTCCCTCGCTCCGGCTCCCGCCCCCGGGCCGGGGGGCCCGCACCACCACTTCGACGGCGAGAGCCAGGTGAAGGACTTCATCCAGACGCTCCTGCATTACGGCGGCTACAACGAGATGGCGGATATTTTGGTAAATCTGACGTCGCTCGCCACCGAGATGGGGCGCCTGGTCTCCGAGGGCTACGTGCTGACGGTTTTAGCGCCCAACGACGAGGCCATGGCCAAGCTCACCACCGACCAGCTCAGCGAGCCCGGAGCGCCGGAGCAGATCATGTATTATCATCTGATTCCAGAGTACCAGACGGAGGAGAGCATGTACAACTCCGTGAGGAGGTTCGGGAAGGTAAAATACGACACGCTGAGACTGCCGCATAAAGTGGTGGCGGAGGAGGCTGACGGCTCGGTGAAATTCGGCCACGGCGAGACCTCCGCTTACCTCTTCGATCCCGACATTTACACCGACGGCAGAATCTCTGTTCAAGGAATCGACGGTGTCCTCTTCCCGGCGGCGGAGACCGCCGCCCCCAAATCTGCTCCGGTCGCCAAGGTCGTTTCCAAACCGAGAAGAG GGAAGCTGCTTGAATTGGGATGCAGAATGCTTGGGGCTGTTGGGCAAAATCATCACTTCTCCACCTGTCATTAA